In Euphorbia lathyris chromosome 9, ddEupLath1.1, whole genome shotgun sequence, the following are encoded in one genomic region:
- the LOC136206400 gene encoding phytyl ester synthase 1, chloroplastic-like isoform X2: MASVFPFVVSPLTNSEIKLQYRVRVEGFRGSDSVLSSNSIRASGTSSIGQKEKTGALVDGSPTKEEESDVLIDGGNEKLKSRVEGKWVKDEVSEDLEVWWDDGYGMKTVQDYFKGAKEITKSDGGPPRWFCPVECGQPLKNSPVLLYLPGFDGVGLGLILHHKALGKVFEVQCLHVPVYDRTPFEGLVTFVEEMVTFEHASSPDKPIYLVGDSFGGCLALAIAARNPDVDFVVILTNPGTSFDRSQLLPLIRVMEGLPEGLHSVIPYLLSSVIGNPLKLGMADIEFTLPLKSKIEQFSANLTGYLPHLSDTLLWKLKLAKSAAAYANSRLHAVKAEVLLLASGDDYFLPSRDEAVRLHRLLQNCIVRHFEDNGHLLLMEEGINLLTIIKGTGIYRRSRRHDFISDFVPPSKSEFKCFCGQVIGPLRTSSSYAMFSTLADGRIVRGLAGVPDNGPVLFVGYHMLLGLEVYSLLEEFLRQKNVVLRGIAHPAIFNRRLENSFSKFSMPDWLRVGGAVPATASTLFKLLSNKKHVLLYPGGAREALHFKGEEYKLMWPEQPEFVSIAVRFGATIVPFGSVGEDDLLDLVLDYDDLMKIPVLNDYIRDASRNTRSVRDESKGEVANEELFFPGLWPKIPGRIYSLFGKPIATKGKEELMKDKEYVNEMYLKVKSEVRRNIEYLLKKRDEDPYRNIFDRTLYRALYSPLSDIPAFDP, translated from the exons ATGGCGTCAGTGTTTCCATTTGTGGTATCTCCTTTAACAAATTCAGAAATTAAGCTACAGTATCGAGTGAGAGTTGAGGGTTTTCGGGGCAGTGATTCAGTGCTGTCATCTAATTCAATCAGGGCAAGTGGAACTTCTTCAATTGGACAGAAAGAGAAGACTGGAGCTCTAGTTGATGGCAGCCCTACAAAGGAAGAGGAGAGTGATGTTCTGATTGATGGAGGAAATGAGAAATTAAAGTCAAGAGTAGAGGGGAAATGGGTGAAAGATGAAGTTTCAGAAGATTTGGAAGTGTGGTGGGATGATGGTTATGGGATGAAGACAGTTCAGGATTATTTTAAAGGGGCAAAGGAGATAACCAAGTCTGATGGCGGTCCACCTCGTTGGTTTTGCCCTGTTGAGTGTGGGCAGCCTTTAAAAAACTCCCCAGTTCTTTTGTATTTACCCG GATTTGATGGGGTTGGATTGGGACTTATATTGCACCATAAAGCCCTTGGAAA GGTGTTTGAAGTTCAGTGCCTTCACGTTCCAGTTTATGACAGAACACCATTTGAAG GTTTGGTGACATTTGTTGAAGAAATGGTGACATTTGAGCATGCCTCGTCCCCAGATAAGCCAATTTATCTAGTGGGCGATTCATTTGGAGGATGTCTAGCACTTGCCATTGCTGCCCGTAACCCTGACGTTGACTTTGTAGTTATACTGACAAATCCTG GCACATCATTTGACAGGTCGCAGCTACTACCCTTGATTCGTGTCATGGAGGGTTTGCCTGAAGGATTACATTCTGTCATCCCCTATCTTCTTAGCAGTGTCATCG GTAATCCATTGAAGCTAGGAATGGCTGATATCGAATTTACACTTCCtcttaaatcaaaaatagaacaATTTTCAGCCAATCTTACTGGATATCTTCCGCACCTTTCT GATACTTTGCTTTGGAAGTTGAAACTGGCAAAATCAGCTGCTGCTTATGCAAATTCCCGTCTTCATGCTGTCAAAGCGGAGGTGTTACTACTTGCTAG TGGCGATGATTATTTTCTTCCTAGTAGAGATGAAGCTGTGCGTCTCCATAGGTTATTGCAAAATTGCATAGTTCGTCACTTCGAAGACAATGGCCACCTACTTCTAATG GAAGAAGGCATTAATTTGCTCACTATTATTAAAGGTACTGGGATATACCGTCGTTCAAGGAGACATGATTTCATCTCAGACTTTGTGCCCCCTAGCAAGTCAGAGTTCAAATGTTTTTGTGGTCAAGTAATCGG GCCCCTTAGGACTTCCAGCAGTTATGCTATGTTCTCAACTCTGGCAGATGGAAGGATAGTGAGAGGTCTTGCCGGAGTTCCAGACAACGGTCCGGTACTATTCGTAGGTTACCACATGTTGTTGGGACTTGAAGTTTATTCCCTTCTTGAAGAATTTTTGAGACAGAAGAATGTTGTACTTCGTGGGATAGCACATCCAGCAATATTTAATAGGAGGCTTGAGAATTCATTTAGTAAATTCTCAATGCCTGATTGGTTGCGTGTAGGGGGTGCAGTACCTGCCACAGCAAGCACTCTTTTCAAAttgctttcaaacaaaaaaCATGTGCTTCTTTATCCAGGAGGTGCACGGGAGGCTTTGCATTTCAAG GGTGAGGAGTACAAATTAATGTGGCCGGAGCAACCAGAATTTGTGAGCATAGCTGTTAGATTTGGAGCTACCATTGTACCATTTGGGTCAGTTGGAGAAGACGATTTGCTAGAT TTGGTTCTTGATTATGATGATCTTATGAAAATTCCTGTGCTGAATGACTACATTAGAGATGCCAGTCGCAACACTAGAAGTGTCAG GGATGAGAGTAAAGGAGAGGTTGCCAATGAAGAACTATTTTTTCCAGGGCTTTGGCCAAAGATACCTGGCCGCATTTATTCTCTGTTTGGGAAACCCATAGCAACAAAGGGAAAAGAAGAGTTGATGAAAGATAAAGAGTATGTAAATGAGATGTACTTAAAGGTAAAATCTGAAGTTAGACGCAATATAGAATATTTACTGAAGAAGAGAGATGAAGATCCGTATAGGAATATCTTTGATAGAACATTATATCGTGCATTATATTCTCCTTTGAGTGATATTCCTGCATTTGATCCTTGA
- the LOC136206400 gene encoding phytyl ester synthase 1, chloroplastic-like isoform X1 codes for MASVFPFVVSPLTNSEIKLQYRVRVEGFRGSDSVLSSNSIRASGTSSIGQKEKTGALVDGSPTKEEESDVLIDGGNEKLKSRVEGKWVKDEVSEDLEVWWDDGYGMKTVQDYFKGAKEITKSDGGPPRWFCPVECGQPLKNSPVLLYLPGFDGVGLGLILHHKALGKVFEVQCLHVPVYDRTPFEGLVTFVEEMVTFEHASSPDKPIYLVGDSFGGCLALAIAARNPDVDFVVILTNPGTSFDRSQLLPLIRVMEGLPEGLHSVIPYLLSSVIGNPLKLGMADIEFTLPLKSKIEQFSANLTGYLPHLSDYINIYSKDTLLWKLKLAKSAAAYANSRLHAVKAEVLLLASGDDYFLPSRDEAVRLHRLLQNCIVRHFEDNGHLLLMEEGINLLTIIKGTGIYRRSRRHDFISDFVPPSKSEFKCFCGQVIGPLRTSSSYAMFSTLADGRIVRGLAGVPDNGPVLFVGYHMLLGLEVYSLLEEFLRQKNVVLRGIAHPAIFNRRLENSFSKFSMPDWLRVGGAVPATASTLFKLLSNKKHVLLYPGGAREALHFKGEEYKLMWPEQPEFVSIAVRFGATIVPFGSVGEDDLLDLVLDYDDLMKIPVLNDYIRDASRNTRSVRDESKGEVANEELFFPGLWPKIPGRIYSLFGKPIATKGKEELMKDKEYVNEMYLKVKSEVRRNIEYLLKKRDEDPYRNIFDRTLYRALYSPLSDIPAFDP; via the exons ATGGCGTCAGTGTTTCCATTTGTGGTATCTCCTTTAACAAATTCAGAAATTAAGCTACAGTATCGAGTGAGAGTTGAGGGTTTTCGGGGCAGTGATTCAGTGCTGTCATCTAATTCAATCAGGGCAAGTGGAACTTCTTCAATTGGACAGAAAGAGAAGACTGGAGCTCTAGTTGATGGCAGCCCTACAAAGGAAGAGGAGAGTGATGTTCTGATTGATGGAGGAAATGAGAAATTAAAGTCAAGAGTAGAGGGGAAATGGGTGAAAGATGAAGTTTCAGAAGATTTGGAAGTGTGGTGGGATGATGGTTATGGGATGAAGACAGTTCAGGATTATTTTAAAGGGGCAAAGGAGATAACCAAGTCTGATGGCGGTCCACCTCGTTGGTTTTGCCCTGTTGAGTGTGGGCAGCCTTTAAAAAACTCCCCAGTTCTTTTGTATTTACCCG GATTTGATGGGGTTGGATTGGGACTTATATTGCACCATAAAGCCCTTGGAAA GGTGTTTGAAGTTCAGTGCCTTCACGTTCCAGTTTATGACAGAACACCATTTGAAG GTTTGGTGACATTTGTTGAAGAAATGGTGACATTTGAGCATGCCTCGTCCCCAGATAAGCCAATTTATCTAGTGGGCGATTCATTTGGAGGATGTCTAGCACTTGCCATTGCTGCCCGTAACCCTGACGTTGACTTTGTAGTTATACTGACAAATCCTG GCACATCATTTGACAGGTCGCAGCTACTACCCTTGATTCGTGTCATGGAGGGTTTGCCTGAAGGATTACATTCTGTCATCCCCTATCTTCTTAGCAGTGTCATCG GTAATCCATTGAAGCTAGGAATGGCTGATATCGAATTTACACTTCCtcttaaatcaaaaatagaacaATTTTCAGCCAATCTTACTGGATATCTTCCGCACCTTTCT GATTATATTAATATCTATTCGAAGGATACTTTGCTTTGGAAGTTGAAACTGGCAAAATCAGCTGCTGCTTATGCAAATTCCCGTCTTCATGCTGTCAAAGCGGAGGTGTTACTACTTGCTAG TGGCGATGATTATTTTCTTCCTAGTAGAGATGAAGCTGTGCGTCTCCATAGGTTATTGCAAAATTGCATAGTTCGTCACTTCGAAGACAATGGCCACCTACTTCTAATG GAAGAAGGCATTAATTTGCTCACTATTATTAAAGGTACTGGGATATACCGTCGTTCAAGGAGACATGATTTCATCTCAGACTTTGTGCCCCCTAGCAAGTCAGAGTTCAAATGTTTTTGTGGTCAAGTAATCGG GCCCCTTAGGACTTCCAGCAGTTATGCTATGTTCTCAACTCTGGCAGATGGAAGGATAGTGAGAGGTCTTGCCGGAGTTCCAGACAACGGTCCGGTACTATTCGTAGGTTACCACATGTTGTTGGGACTTGAAGTTTATTCCCTTCTTGAAGAATTTTTGAGACAGAAGAATGTTGTACTTCGTGGGATAGCACATCCAGCAATATTTAATAGGAGGCTTGAGAATTCATTTAGTAAATTCTCAATGCCTGATTGGTTGCGTGTAGGGGGTGCAGTACCTGCCACAGCAAGCACTCTTTTCAAAttgctttcaaacaaaaaaCATGTGCTTCTTTATCCAGGAGGTGCACGGGAGGCTTTGCATTTCAAG GGTGAGGAGTACAAATTAATGTGGCCGGAGCAACCAGAATTTGTGAGCATAGCTGTTAGATTTGGAGCTACCATTGTACCATTTGGGTCAGTTGGAGAAGACGATTTGCTAGAT TTGGTTCTTGATTATGATGATCTTATGAAAATTCCTGTGCTGAATGACTACATTAGAGATGCCAGTCGCAACACTAGAAGTGTCAG GGATGAGAGTAAAGGAGAGGTTGCCAATGAAGAACTATTTTTTCCAGGGCTTTGGCCAAAGATACCTGGCCGCATTTATTCTCTGTTTGGGAAACCCATAGCAACAAAGGGAAAAGAAGAGTTGATGAAAGATAAAGAGTATGTAAATGAGATGTACTTAAAGGTAAAATCTGAAGTTAGACGCAATATAGAATATTTACTGAAGAAGAGAGATGAAGATCCGTATAGGAATATCTTTGATAGAACATTATATCGTGCATTATATTCTCCTTTGAGTGATATTCCTGCATTTGATCCTTGA
- the LOC136206400 gene encoding phytyl ester synthase 1, chloroplastic-like isoform X3, with the protein MCVQIMLSGAVKLVSAILETLASRLRLLLQKVFEVQCLHVPVYDRTPFEGLVTFVEEMVTFEHASSPDKPIYLVGDSFGGCLALAIAARNPDVDFVVILTNPGTSFDRSQLLPLIRVMEGLPEGLHSVIPYLLSSVIGNPLKLGMADIEFTLPLKSKIEQFSANLTGYLPHLSDYINIYSKDTLLWKLKLAKSAAAYANSRLHAVKAEVLLLASGDDYFLPSRDEAVRLHRLLQNCIVRHFEDNGHLLLMEEGINLLTIIKGTGIYRRSRRHDFISDFVPPSKSEFKCFCGQVIGPLRTSSSYAMFSTLADGRIVRGLAGVPDNGPVLFVGYHMLLGLEVYSLLEEFLRQKNVVLRGIAHPAIFNRRLENSFSKFSMPDWLRVGGAVPATASTLFKLLSNKKHVLLYPGGAREALHFKGEEYKLMWPEQPEFVSIAVRFGATIVPFGSVGEDDLLDLVLDYDDLMKIPVLNDYIRDASRNTRSVRDESKGEVANEELFFPGLWPKIPGRIYSLFGKPIATKGKEELMKDKEYVNEMYLKVKSEVRRNIEYLLKKRDEDPYRNIFDRTLYRALYSPLSDIPAFDP; encoded by the exons ATGTGTGTCCAAATCATGTTGTCTGGGGCAGTGAAACTGGTGTCTGCAATCCTAGAAACTCTTGCATCTCGTCTGAGGTTACTGCTGCAAAA GGTGTTTGAAGTTCAGTGCCTTCACGTTCCAGTTTATGACAGAACACCATTTGAAG GTTTGGTGACATTTGTTGAAGAAATGGTGACATTTGAGCATGCCTCGTCCCCAGATAAGCCAATTTATCTAGTGGGCGATTCATTTGGAGGATGTCTAGCACTTGCCATTGCTGCCCGTAACCCTGACGTTGACTTTGTAGTTATACTGACAAATCCTG GCACATCATTTGACAGGTCGCAGCTACTACCCTTGATTCGTGTCATGGAGGGTTTGCCTGAAGGATTACATTCTGTCATCCCCTATCTTCTTAGCAGTGTCATCG GTAATCCATTGAAGCTAGGAATGGCTGATATCGAATTTACACTTCCtcttaaatcaaaaatagaacaATTTTCAGCCAATCTTACTGGATATCTTCCGCACCTTTCT GATTATATTAATATCTATTCGAAGGATACTTTGCTTTGGAAGTTGAAACTGGCAAAATCAGCTGCTGCTTATGCAAATTCCCGTCTTCATGCTGTCAAAGCGGAGGTGTTACTACTTGCTAG TGGCGATGATTATTTTCTTCCTAGTAGAGATGAAGCTGTGCGTCTCCATAGGTTATTGCAAAATTGCATAGTTCGTCACTTCGAAGACAATGGCCACCTACTTCTAATG GAAGAAGGCATTAATTTGCTCACTATTATTAAAGGTACTGGGATATACCGTCGTTCAAGGAGACATGATTTCATCTCAGACTTTGTGCCCCCTAGCAAGTCAGAGTTCAAATGTTTTTGTGGTCAAGTAATCGG GCCCCTTAGGACTTCCAGCAGTTATGCTATGTTCTCAACTCTGGCAGATGGAAGGATAGTGAGAGGTCTTGCCGGAGTTCCAGACAACGGTCCGGTACTATTCGTAGGTTACCACATGTTGTTGGGACTTGAAGTTTATTCCCTTCTTGAAGAATTTTTGAGACAGAAGAATGTTGTACTTCGTGGGATAGCACATCCAGCAATATTTAATAGGAGGCTTGAGAATTCATTTAGTAAATTCTCAATGCCTGATTGGTTGCGTGTAGGGGGTGCAGTACCTGCCACAGCAAGCACTCTTTTCAAAttgctttcaaacaaaaaaCATGTGCTTCTTTATCCAGGAGGTGCACGGGAGGCTTTGCATTTCAAG GGTGAGGAGTACAAATTAATGTGGCCGGAGCAACCAGAATTTGTGAGCATAGCTGTTAGATTTGGAGCTACCATTGTACCATTTGGGTCAGTTGGAGAAGACGATTTGCTAGAT TTGGTTCTTGATTATGATGATCTTATGAAAATTCCTGTGCTGAATGACTACATTAGAGATGCCAGTCGCAACACTAGAAGTGTCAG GGATGAGAGTAAAGGAGAGGTTGCCAATGAAGAACTATTTTTTCCAGGGCTTTGGCCAAAGATACCTGGCCGCATTTATTCTCTGTTTGGGAAACCCATAGCAACAAAGGGAAAAGAAGAGTTGATGAAAGATAAAGAGTATGTAAATGAGATGTACTTAAAGGTAAAATCTGAAGTTAGACGCAATATAGAATATTTACTGAAGAAGAGAGATGAAGATCCGTATAGGAATATCTTTGATAGAACATTATATCGTGCATTATATTCTCCTTTGAGTGATATTCCTGCATTTGATCCTTGA